Proteins from a genomic interval of Thunnus thynnus chromosome 5, fThuThy2.1, whole genome shotgun sequence:
- the psma4 gene encoding proteasome subunit alpha type-4: MSRRYDSRTTIFSPEGRLYQVEYAMEAIGHAGTCLGILANDGVLLAAERRNIHKLLDEVFFSEKIYKLNEDMACSVAGITSDANVLTNELRLIAQRYLLQYQEPIPCEQVVTALCDIKQAYTQFGGKRPFGVSLLYMGWDKHYGFQLYQSDPSGNYGGWKATCIGNNSAAAVSMLKQDYKEGEMTLSSALALAVKVLNKTMDVSKLSAEKVEIATLTRENGKTCIKVLKLKEVEELIKKHEAEEAKAEKDKKEKEQKEKDK; this comes from the exons ATG TCTCGCCGATATGATTCACGAACAACCATCTTCTCACCAGAAG GTCGTCTGTACCAGGTTGAGTACGCCATGGAGGCCATTGGTCATGCCGGCACCTGCTTGGGAATTTTAGCCAACGATGGCgtgctgctggctgctgagaGGAGGAACATCCACAAGCTGCTGGATGAGGTGTTTTTCTCAGAGAAAATCTACAAGCTTAACGA AGACATGGCCTGCAGCGTGGCGGGAATCACATCAGATGCCAACGTACTGACCAATGAGCTGAGGCTCATAGCACAGAG GTACCTGCTGCAGTACCAGGAGCCGATCCCCTGCGAGCAGGTGGTCACAGCCCTGTGTGACATCAAACAGGCCTACACACAGTTTGGAG GAAAGCGTCCGTTTGGAGTCTCGCTGCTCTACATGGGCTGGGATAAACACTACGGCTTCCAGCTGTACCAGAGCGACCCCAGCGGAAACTACGGAGGCTGGAAGGCCACGTGCATCGGAAACAACAGTGCT GCCGCTGTGTCCATGCTGAAGCAGGACTACAAGGAGGGAGAGATGACGCTGTCCTCGGCCCTCGCCCTCGCAGTTAAAGTTCTTAATAAGACCATGGACGTCAGCAAGCTGTCTGCAGAGAAAG tcGAGATCGCCACCCTGACCCGCGAGAACGGCAAGACCTGCATCAAGGTGCTGAAGCTGAAAGAAGTCGAGGAGCTGATCAAGAAGCACGAAGCGGAAGAGGCCAAAGCcgagaaagacaagaaagagaaggagcagaaagagaaagacaagtaG